The Pseudomonas sp. G2-4 genome window below encodes:
- the rpoE gene encoding RNA polymerase sigma factor RpoE, with product MLTQEEDQQLVERVQRGDKRAFDLLVLKYQHKILGLIVRFVHDTHEAQDVAQEAFIKAYRALGNFRGDSAFYTWLYRIAINTAKNYLVSRGRRPPDSDVSSEDAEFYDGDHGLKDLESPERALLRDEIEGTVHRTIQQLPEDLRTALTLREFDGLSYEDIASVMQCPVGTVRSRIFRAREAIDKALQPLLQEN from the coding sequence ATGCTAACCCAGGAAGAGGATCAGCAGCTGGTCGAGCGCGTCCAACGCGGCGACAAGCGAGCTTTCGATCTGCTAGTGCTGAAATACCAGCACAAAATTCTCGGGTTGATCGTGCGTTTTGTGCACGACACCCATGAAGCCCAGGATGTCGCTCAGGAAGCCTTTATCAAGGCTTACCGTGCACTTGGTAATTTTCGCGGGGACAGCGCGTTTTACACGTGGCTTTACCGCATCGCCATTAACACGGCGAAGAACTATCTGGTTTCACGCGGCCGCCGGCCGCCGGATAGCGATGTGAGTTCCGAAGATGCAGAGTTCTATGACGGCGATCATGGCCTCAAGGATCTCGAATCACCGGAACGAGCGTTGCTGCGGGATGAGATCGAAGGCACCGTCCATCGAACTATCCAGCAATTGCCCGAAGATTTGCGTACGGCTTTAACTTTACGTGAATTCGACGGTCTGAGTTACGAGGACATTGCCAGCGTCATGCAATGTCCAGTGGGCACCGTGCGCTCCCGGATTTTCCGCGCTCGGGAGGCCATTGATAAAGCCCTGCAACCGTTGTTGCAGGAAAACTGA
- a CDS encoding RseA family anti-sigma factor, with amino-acid sequence MSREALQESLSAVMDNEADELELRRVLNAFDDVETRETWARYQIARAVMHKDLLLPRLDIAAAVSAALADETVPAKASRGPWRSLGRLAVAASVTVAVLAGVRLYNQDEIAGVQMAQQSTQPGLAAPQVKGPAVLAGYSEGSEAAGPMVNGVLQGQPGWHDQRLPNYLRQHAQQAALKGTESALPYARAASLENR; translated from the coding sequence ATGAGTCGTGAAGCCCTGCAGGAATCGCTGTCCGCAGTGATGGATAACGAAGCGGACGAATTGGAATTGCGTCGGGTACTCAATGCCTTCGACGATGTTGAAACCCGTGAGACCTGGGCTCGTTACCAGATCGCCCGGGCTGTCATGCACAAGGACTTGCTGCTTCCGCGTCTGGACATCGCTGCGGCCGTTTCTGCTGCATTGGCTGACGAAACCGTACCGGCAAAAGCTTCCCGAGGACCATGGCGTAGCCTGGGTCGCCTGGCAGTTGCCGCTTCGGTTACCGTAGCCGTTTTGGCCGGTGTACGTCTGTACAACCAGGATGAGATTGCTGGTGTGCAGATGGCACAGCAGTCCACTCAGCCAGGCCTGGCCGCTCCACAGGTCAAGGGCCCAGCGGTACTGGCTGGTTACAGCGAAGGTTCGGAAGCTGCAGGTCCCATGGTCAACGGTGTTCTGCAAGGCCAGCCCGGCTGGCATGATCAGCGTCTGCCCAACTACCTGCGCCAGCATGCCCAACAGGCTGCCTTGAAGGGTACTGAAAGCGCACTGCCTTACGCCCGTGCAGCCAGCCTGGAAAACCGGTAA
- a CDS encoding MucB/RseB C-terminal domain-containing protein: MRAIPLFTLLLGGWCAVPAYAGEAQDWLNRLSQAEQQQSFQGTFVYERNGSFSTHNIWHRVQDGKVRERLLQLDGSAQEVLRIDGHTQCVSGSLIAGLGNTPDGSARTLDPQKLKNWYDLAVIGKSRVAGRQAVIVAVTPKDQHRYGFELHLDKETGLPLKSLLLNDKGQLLERFQFTRLSIAQPSDGELQPSADCKAVTQEQDKAASVKAAWHSDWLPPGFELTSSTARKDPDTKIQVNSLMYDDGLARFSVFLEPLNGANATDTRTQLGPTAAVSRRLTTPQGEMMVTVVGEIPIGTAERIALSMRSDVTATQ, from the coding sequence TTGCGCGCCATACCTCTATTCACGCTTCTGCTTGGGGGCTGGTGTGCTGTTCCAGCCTATGCCGGTGAGGCTCAAGACTGGTTGAATCGTCTGAGTCAAGCCGAGCAACAGCAAAGCTTCCAGGGCACTTTCGTCTACGAGCGCAACGGTAGCTTTTCTACCCATAACATCTGGCATCGTGTCCAGGATGGCAAAGTCCGCGAGCGGTTACTCCAGCTCGACGGCTCGGCACAGGAAGTCCTACGCATTGATGGACATACTCAATGCGTCAGCGGCTCCTTGATTGCAGGGCTGGGCAATACGCCCGATGGCAGCGCACGTACACTCGATCCGCAAAAACTCAAGAACTGGTACGACCTTGCCGTCATTGGAAAGTCGCGCGTGGCTGGGCGTCAAGCGGTCATCGTGGCTGTGACGCCCAAGGATCAACATCGCTATGGTTTTGAGCTGCATCTGGACAAGGAGACTGGCTTGCCGCTCAAGTCGTTGTTGCTCAACGACAAGGGTCAATTGCTCGAGCGTTTCCAGTTCACTCGTTTGAGCATTGCCCAGCCCTCAGATGGCGAACTGCAACCCAGTGCCGACTGTAAGGCTGTCACGCAGGAGCAAGATAAAGCCGCCTCAGTGAAAGCCGCCTGGCACTCCGACTGGCTTCCGCCTGGTTTTGAATTGACCAGCAGTACAGCCCGCAAGGATCCGGACACTAAGATCCAGGTCAATAGCTTGATGTACGACGACGGCCTGGCTCGCTTCTCGGTGTTCCTGGAGCCATTGAACGGCGCTAACGCCACCGATACCCGTACGCAACTCGGCCCAACGGCGGCCGTCTCTCGTCGACTTACGACGCCTCAGGGCGAAATGATGGTCACGGTAGTCGGCGAGATTCCGATCGGGACAGCGGAGCGGATCGCGCTCTCCATGCGATCCGACGTCACGGCGACTCAATAG
- a CDS encoding DegQ family serine endoprotease, protein MSIPRLKTYLSIFATVLVLGQAVPAVAVELPDFTQLVEQASPAVVNISTTQKLPDRRMSDQQMPDLEGLPPALREFFERGMPQPRSPGGGGRQREAQSLGSGFIISPDGYILTNNHVIADADEILVRLADRSELKAKLVGTDPRSDVALLKIEGKDLPVLKLGKSQDLKAGQWVVAIGSPFGFDHTVTQGIVSAIGRSLPNENYVPFIQTDVPINPGNSGGPLFNLAGEVVGINSQIYTRSGGFMGVSFAIPIDVAMDVSNQLKSEGKVSRGWLGVVIQEVNKDLAESFGLEKPAGALVAQIQEGGPAAKGGLQVGDVILSMNGQPIVMSADLPHLVGALKAGAKANLEVIREGKRKNVELTVGAIPEEGKELDSQAKSGVERSSNRLGVAVAELTEEQKRTLELQGGVVIKEVQEGPAALIGLQPGDIITHLNNQAIGSAKEFTDIAKALPKNRSVSMRVLRQGRASFITFKLAE, encoded by the coding sequence ATGTCGATACCACGCTTGAAAACCTATCTTTCCATTTTTGCCACCGTGCTGGTGCTTGGTCAGGCCGTTCCTGCGGTGGCGGTCGAATTGCCAGATTTCACCCAGTTGGTCGAACAGGCTTCGCCCGCGGTGGTGAATATCAGTACCACCCAGAAGCTGCCGGATCGCCGGATGTCGGACCAACAGATGCCTGATCTGGAAGGATTGCCGCCGGCGCTGCGCGAATTCTTCGAGCGCGGCATGCCGCAGCCGCGTTCGCCGGGTGGCGGTGGCCGTCAGCGCGAAGCACAATCCTTGGGTTCGGGTTTCATTATCTCGCCCGACGGCTACATCCTGACCAATAACCATGTGATCGCCGATGCCGACGAAATCCTGGTGCGTCTGGCTGATCGCAGCGAGCTCAAGGCCAAGCTGGTCGGCACCGACCCACGTTCCGATGTGGCGCTGCTGAAAATCGAGGGCAAGGATCTGCCGGTACTCAAGTTGGGTAAATCCCAAGACTTGAAAGCCGGCCAATGGGTCGTGGCCATCGGTTCGCCGTTCGGCTTCGACCACACCGTGACCCAAGGCATTGTCAGCGCCATCGGTCGTAGCCTGCCAAACGAAAACTACGTGCCCTTCATCCAGACCGACGTGCCGATCAACCCGGGTAACTCCGGTGGTCCGCTGTTCAACCTCGCCGGTGAAGTGGTGGGCATCAACTCCCAGATCTACACCCGTTCGGGCGGTTTCATGGGCGTGTCCTTTGCCATTCCGATCGACGTCGCCATGGACGTCTCCAACCAGCTGAAAAGCGAAGGCAAGGTCAGCCGTGGCTGGCTGGGCGTGGTCATCCAGGAAGTGAACAAGGACTTGGCCGAATCGTTCGGGTTGGAGAAGCCGGCCGGCGCGCTGGTGGCGCAGATCCAGGAAGGTGGTCCGGCTGCCAAGGGGGGCCTGCAAGTGGGTGACGTGATTCTGAGCATGAATGGTCAACCCATCGTCATGTCGGCAGACCTGCCGCACTTGGTGGGTGCCCTCAAGGCGGGTGCCAAGGCCAACCTGGAAGTGATTCGCGAAGGCAAGCGCAAGAACGTCGAGTTGACCGTCGGCGCCATTCCTGAAGAAGGCAAGGAGTTGGATTCGCAGGCTAAGTCTGGCGTCGAGCGCAGCAGCAACCGCCTGGGCGTGGCGGTGGCCGAGCTTACCGAAGAGCAGAAGCGGACCCTGGAACTGCAAGGCGGCGTAGTGATCAAGGAAGTGCAGGAGGGTCCTGCTGCGCTGATCGGCCTGCAGCCGGGCGACATCATCACGCACCTGAACAACCAGGCAATCGGCTCCGCCAAGGAGTTCACCGACATTGCCAAGGCGCTGCCGAAGAATCGCTCGGTGTCGATGCGGGTTCTGCGTCAGGGGCGTGCAAGCTTTATTACCTTCAAGCTGGCCGAATGA
- a CDS encoding M48 family metalloprotease: protein MTFLRPTLLTLACLLASPGFADDLPSLGDASSAIVSPEQEHQLGRAWLALLRSQVSQLNDPQLKDYVESSVYKLVETSQVNDRRLEFILINSPQLNAFAAPGGIVGVNGGLFLNAQTEGEYASVMAHELAHLSQRHFARGVEAQQRMQVPMMAALLAGIVIAAAGGGDAGIAAIAGTQAAAIQEQRRFSRQNEQEADRIGIQNLEKAGYDPRSMPTMFERLMRQYRFDAKPPEFLLTHPVTESRIADTRNRAEQAKPGGIEDSVRYQLIRARVQLTYEETPGLGAKRFRAQLDENPKNDVARYGLAIAQIKGGQLNEARENLKPLLAKSPNEIIYNLAQVDLDITSNKLADAQSRVDRMLSQYPGNYPLNQVHVDLLLKQNRPADAEKALENLLKTRPYDPDIWYMVAETRGLSGNIIGLHQARAEYFALVGDYRQAIQQLDFAKRRAGTNFPLSSRIDARQRELMEQERLVKDMMG from the coding sequence ATGACATTTCTGCGCCCCACCCTGCTGACGCTCGCCTGCCTGCTTGCCTCACCGGGCTTCGCCGACGACCTGCCGTCACTTGGCGACGCCAGTTCTGCCATCGTCTCGCCGGAACAGGAACACCAGTTGGGTCGCGCCTGGCTGGCCCTGCTGCGCAGCCAGGTTTCACAGCTCAACGATCCACAGCTCAAGGACTACGTCGAGTCCAGCGTCTACAAACTGGTGGAGACCAGCCAGGTCAATGACCGACGGCTGGAGTTCATCCTGATCAACAGTCCGCAGCTCAACGCTTTTGCCGCACCCGGCGGGATCGTCGGGGTCAACGGCGGCCTGTTCCTCAATGCGCAGACCGAAGGTGAATACGCCTCGGTCATGGCCCACGAACTGGCGCATTTGTCGCAACGCCACTTTGCCCGCGGCGTCGAAGCCCAGCAGCGCATGCAGGTTCCCATGATGGCGGCGCTGCTGGCCGGTATCGTGATTGCCGCGGCCGGTGGCGGTGACGCCGGGATCGCGGCCATCGCCGGGACCCAGGCCGCAGCCATCCAGGAACAGCGGCGCTTCTCCCGCCAGAACGAACAGGAAGCCGACCGCATCGGCATCCAGAACCTGGAAAAGGCTGGCTACGATCCGCGGTCCATGCCGACCATGTTTGAACGCCTGATGCGCCAGTATCGCTTTGACGCCAAGCCACCCGAATTCCTGTTGACTCACCCGGTGACCGAGTCCCGGATCGCCGACACCCGTAACCGCGCTGAACAGGCCAAGCCGGGGGGCATCGAGGACAGTGTGCGTTACCAACTGATTCGCGCACGGGTCCAGTTGACCTATGAAGAAACCCCAGGCCTGGGCGCCAAGCGCTTCCGGGCACAACTGGATGAGAACCCGAAGAACGACGTAGCCCGCTACGGCCTGGCGATTGCGCAGATCAAGGGTGGCCAGTTGAATGAAGCCCGGGAGAACCTCAAGCCGTTGCTGGCCAAATCGCCCAACGAGATCATCTACAACCTGGCCCAGGTGGATCTGGACATCACCAGCAACAAGCTGGCCGACGCTCAATCCCGCGTCGACCGGATGCTGAGCCAATACCCCGGCAACTATCCGCTCAACCAAGTGCACGTCGACCTGTTGCTCAAGCAGAACCGCCCCGCCGATGCCGAGAAGGCCTTGGAGAACTTGCTCAAGACCCGCCCGTACGATCCGGATATCTGGTACATGGTGGCTGAGACTCGTGGGCTGTCGGGAAATATCATCGGTTTGCACCAAGCGCGGGCCGAGTACTTCGCTCTGGTGGGTGACTACCGCCAGGCCATCCAGCAACTGGACTTCGCCAAACGGCGCGCTGGCACCAACTTCCCGCTGTCGTCACGCATCGACGCCCGGCAACGTGAACTCATGGAGCAGGAGCGCCTGGTCAAGGACATGATGGGCTGA
- a CDS encoding sulfurtransferase TusA family protein translates to MTDAVAHDAELDASGLNCPLPLLKAKLELNRLASGAVLKVTATDAGSQRDFRTFARLAGHTLLREEDENGVYRYWLKKA, encoded by the coding sequence ATGACCGATGCTGTAGCCCACGATGCCGAATTGGACGCCAGCGGCCTGAATTGCCCGTTGCCGTTGCTCAAGGCCAAGTTGGAACTCAATCGCCTGGCCAGCGGCGCCGTGCTCAAGGTGACCGCGACGGATGCGGGCTCCCAGCGGGATTTCCGCACCTTCGCTCGGTTGGCCGGTCATACGCTGCTGCGTGAGGAAGACGAAAACGGCGTCTACCGTTACTGGTTGAAGAAAGCCTGA
- a CDS encoding AI-2E family transporter: MFKVLRDWIQRYFSDEEAVVLAVLLFLAFTAVLTLGGMLAPVLAGMVLAYLMQGLVTTLERLRLPGAVAVGLVFALFMGLLLVFIVVIVPLLWHQLVTLFNELPGMLAKWQSVLLLLPERYPHLVSDEQVLQAIEVVRGQIGKFGQRALTFSLSSLPLLVNIMIYLVLVPILVFFFLKDREMIGRWVRGYLPRERALITRVAQEMNRQIANYIRGKVIEIFICGGVTYVGFVALGLNYAALLALLVGISVVVPYVGTVVVTVPVALIALFQWGWGDQFIYLMAVYGIIQTLDGNVLVPLLFSEAVNLHPVAIICAVLLFGGLWGFWGVFFAIPLATLFKAVLDAWPSKEPIVAPLL, encoded by the coding sequence ATGTTCAAGGTGTTACGCGACTGGATTCAGCGCTACTTCTCCGACGAGGAGGCAGTGGTGCTGGCCGTGCTGCTGTTCCTGGCCTTCACGGCGGTCCTCACCCTGGGTGGCATGTTGGCGCCGGTGCTGGCGGGGATGGTGCTGGCGTACCTGATGCAAGGGTTGGTCACGACGCTTGAGCGCCTGCGGTTACCGGGTGCCGTTGCGGTGGGTTTGGTGTTCGCCCTGTTCATGGGCTTGTTGTTGGTGTTCATCGTGGTGATCGTGCCGCTGCTCTGGCACCAGTTGGTGACGTTGTTCAACGAGCTGCCGGGGATGCTTGCCAAGTGGCAGTCGGTGCTGTTGCTGCTGCCCGAGCGCTATCCGCACCTGGTGTCCGACGAGCAGGTGTTACAGGCCATCGAAGTGGTGCGCGGCCAGATCGGCAAGTTCGGCCAGCGGGCGCTGACGTTTTCGCTGTCCAGTTTGCCTCTCCTGGTGAACATCATGATCTACCTGGTGCTGGTGCCGATCCTGGTGTTTTTCTTTCTCAAGGATCGGGAAATGATCGGCCGTTGGGTCCGTGGCTACCTTCCCCGTGAGCGGGCGTTGATTACCCGGGTGGCCCAGGAAATGAATCGCCAGATTGCCAATTACATTCGCGGAAAAGTCATCGAGATTTTCATCTGCGGCGGCGTGACCTATGTCGGCTTCGTGGCCCTGGGGCTCAATTACGCTGCACTGCTGGCGCTGTTGGTGGGGATTTCGGTGGTGGTGCCCTACGTCGGCACGGTGGTGGTAACCGTTCCCGTGGCGCTGATTGCGCTGTTCCAGTGGGGCTGGGGCGATCAGTTCATTTATCTGATGGCGGTCTACGGGATCATCCAGACGCTGGACGGCAACGTGTTGGTGCCGCTGCTGTTCTCCGAGGCGGTGAACCTGCATCCGGTGGCGATTATCTGCGCGGTGTTGTTGTTCGGTGGGCTGTGGGGATTTTGGGGCGTGTTCTTTGCGATTCCCCTGGCGACGCTGTTCAAGGCGGTGCTGGATGCGTGGCCGAGCAAGGAACCGATAGTGGCGCCGTTGCTGTAG
- a CDS encoding peroxiredoxin has protein sequence MAVAVDQPVTDFQASATSGQTVSLAALKGQQVVIYFYPKDSTPGCTTEGQGFRDQYAQFKAANTEVFGVSRDSLKSHENFKCKQEFPFELISDKDEAVCQLFDVIKLKKLYGKEYLGVDRSTFLIDKDGVLRQEWRGVKVPGHVDAVLAAAQALNKG, from the coding sequence ATGGCCGTTGCCGTCGACCAGCCGGTTACCGATTTCCAGGCGTCCGCCACCAGCGGACAGACCGTCAGCCTCGCGGCCCTAAAAGGCCAGCAGGTGGTGATTTATTTCTACCCCAAGGACAGCACCCCTGGCTGCACCACCGAAGGCCAGGGTTTTCGTGACCAGTATGCGCAGTTCAAGGCCGCCAACACCGAAGTGTTTGGCGTCTCCCGCGACAGCCTCAAGTCCCACGAGAACTTCAAGTGCAAACAGGAGTTTCCGTTCGAGCTGATCAGTGACAAGGACGAAGCCGTCTGCCAGCTGTTCGACGTGATCAAGCTGAAAAAGCTTTATGGCAAGGAATACCTAGGCGTTGATCGCAGCACCTTTCTGATCGACAAGGACGGTGTGCTGCGCCAGGAATGGCGTGGCGTGAAGGTTCCAGGGCATGTGGATGCGGTGTTGGCGGCGGCTCAGGCGCTTAACAAGGGCTGA
- a CDS encoding glycine cleavage system protein R, with amino-acid sequence MSTPTVREQFLVISALGANPMELTNVLCRASHENRCAVVTSRLTRHGECSALVLEISGSWDALARLEGSLPVLAKKHAFTVNVVRSAALENRPQALPYVAYVSSAYRPDIINELCQFFMDHQVELENLTCDTYQAPQTGGTMLNATFTVTLPAGTQISWLRDQFLDFADAMNLDALIEPWRPQNPM; translated from the coding sequence ATGTCCACCCCCACAGTCCGCGAACAATTCCTTGTTATCAGTGCCCTTGGCGCCAACCCCATGGAGCTGACTAACGTCCTGTGCCGCGCCAGCCATGAAAATCGCTGCGCCGTCGTGACCTCACGCCTGACCCGTCATGGCGAATGCAGTGCGCTCGTGCTCGAAATCTCCGGTAGCTGGGACGCCCTGGCACGCCTGGAAGGCAGCCTGCCCGTGCTGGCCAAGAAGCATGCCTTCACCGTCAACGTGGTACGCAGCGCCGCCCTGGAGAACCGTCCCCAGGCCCTGCCCTACGTGGCCTATGTGAGCTCGGCTTATCGGCCGGACATCATCAACGAACTGTGCCAGTTTTTCATGGACCACCAGGTCGAGCTGGAAAACCTGACATGCGATACCTACCAGGCTCCGCAGACCGGCGGCACCATGCTCAACGCCACGTTCACCGTGACCCTGCCGGCCGGCACCCAGATCAGTTGGCTGCGCGATCAGTTCCTGGACTTCGCCGATGCGATGAACCTGGACGCCCTGATCGAACCGTGGCGCCCACAAAACCCAATGTAA
- the dapA gene encoding 4-hydroxy-tetrahydrodipicolinate synthase, translated as MIAGSMVALVTPMDAQGRLDWVSLSKLVDFHLNNGTHAIVAVGTTGESATLDVNEHIEVIRAVVKQVAGKIPVIAGTGANSTREAVELTRNAKEAGADACLLVVPYYNKPTQEGLYQHFKHIAEAVDIPQILYNVPGRTSCDMQAETVIRLSTIPNIIGIKEATGDMTRAKAILDGVSKDFIVLSGDDPTAVELILMGGKGNISVTANVAPREMADLCEVALKGDADTARALNEKLMPLHKDLFLEANPIPVKWALVEMGLMHPGIRLPLTWLSEACHEPLRQAMRQSGVLV; from the coding sequence ATGATTGCGGGCAGTATGGTGGCACTGGTCACACCCATGGATGCACAAGGGCGTCTTGACTGGGTCAGCCTCAGCAAACTCGTGGACTTCCACCTTAACAACGGCACCCACGCCATTGTCGCCGTCGGTACCACCGGCGAGTCGGCAACCCTCGATGTCAACGAGCACATCGAAGTCATCCGGGCCGTGGTCAAGCAGGTCGCCGGCAAGATTCCCGTTATCGCCGGTACCGGCGCCAACTCGACCCGCGAAGCCGTCGAGCTGACCCGCAACGCCAAGGAAGCCGGCGCCGACGCCTGCCTGCTGGTCGTTCCGTACTACAACAAGCCGACCCAGGAAGGCCTGTACCAGCACTTCAAGCATATTGCCGAAGCGGTCGACATCCCGCAGATCCTCTATAACGTGCCCGGCCGCACCTCCTGCGACATGCAGGCCGAGACCGTGATTCGCCTTTCCACTATCCCGAACATCATCGGCATCAAGGAAGCCACCGGCGACATGACCCGCGCCAAAGCCATCCTCGATGGTGTGAGCAAGGACTTCATCGTTCTTTCCGGCGATGATCCGACCGCGGTCGAGCTGATCCTGATGGGTGGCAAGGGTAATATTTCCGTCACTGCCAACGTCGCTCCGCGCGAAATGGCCGACCTGTGCGAGGTGGCGCTCAAGGGCGATGCCGATACCGCACGGGCACTTAACGAAAAACTGATGCCGCTGCACAAAGACCTGTTCCTCGAAGCCAACCCGATTCCGGTGAAGTGGGCTTTGGTCGAAATGGGTCTGATGCATCCAGGCATCCGTCTGCCGCTCACCTGGCTCAGCGAAGCCTGTCACGAACCGCTGCGGCAGGCCATGCGCCAGTCCGGCGTCCTGGTTTAA
- the bamC gene encoding outer membrane protein assembly factor BamC, whose amino-acid sequence MKRMAGLSALALIISSTSGCGWVWGPEGYFRDRGSDYLEAQQTAPMQLPPDVSVAKRLDPLLPIPRNVADDSVKGEYIVPRPQPLSAMADASDYTLQKSGDSSWVMAQHPPAEVWPVAIQFFQDNGFRLDEQRPQTGEFTTTWQRSDELSAAMAKRLSAAGIAADSESRVRVRIEPGVQRNTSEVYVVSAERPAGSTADVAFTNRSVNTGLDAALVDDMLASMSRNAEQGGSVSMLASKEFDAPSRVSLSEDGSGNPVLNVGSDLDRAWSSVGRALEQGEWRVEDINRSLGLYYINLAEKAEKKDEKPGFFSGLFGSKPDKEEVEARAERYQVRLSKVGDNVQVTVEKNINTVAPADVARKVLGVIQDNLG is encoded by the coding sequence ATGAAGCGAATGGCCGGACTTTCCGCACTTGCCTTGATTATCTCCAGCACCAGCGGCTGCGGATGGGTCTGGGGCCCGGAAGGTTACTTCCGCGACCGTGGTAGCGATTACCTGGAAGCGCAACAGACTGCACCGATGCAACTGCCACCCGATGTCAGCGTCGCCAAACGCCTGGATCCGCTGCTGCCGATCCCGCGCAACGTGGCCGACGACAGCGTCAAGGGCGAATACATCGTTCCACGTCCGCAGCCGCTGTCGGCCATGGCCGATGCCAGCGACTACACCCTGCAGAAGAGTGGCGACTCAAGCTGGGTCATGGCCCAGCATCCGCCGGCCGAAGTCTGGCCCGTGGCAATCCAGTTCTTCCAGGACAACGGTTTCCGCCTGGACGAACAGCGCCCGCAGACCGGCGAATTCACCACCACTTGGCAACGTTCCGATGAACTGTCCGCTGCCATGGCCAAGCGCCTGAGCGCCGCGGGCATCGCCGCCGATAGCGAAAGCCGTGTGCGGGTGCGTATCGAGCCAGGTGTGCAGCGCAATACCAGTGAAGTCTACGTGGTCAGCGCCGAGCGTCCTGCCGGCAGCACGGCCGACGTGGCGTTCACCAACCGTTCGGTCAATACCGGGCTCGACGCTGCGCTGGTGGACGACATGCTCGCCAGCATGAGCCGTAACGCGGAGCAGGGTGGTTCGGTCTCGATGCTGGCGTCCAAGGAGTTCGATGCACCGAGCCGCGTCAGCTTGAGCGAAGACGGCAGCGGCAATCCGGTGCTCAACGTCGGCTCCGACCTGGACCGTGCCTGGTCGAGTGTTGGCCGTGCGCTGGAGCAGGGCGAATGGCGGGTTGAAGACATCAACCGTAGCCTGGGCCTGTACTACATCAACCTCGCCGAAAAGGCCGAGAAGAAAGACGAGAAGCCTGGCTTCTTCAGTGGCCTGTTCGGCAGCAAGCCGGACAAGGAAGAGGTTGAAGCCCGTGCCGAGCGTTATCAGGTTCGCCTGAGCAAGGTGGGCGACAACGTCCAGGTGACCGTCGAGAAGAACATCAATACCGTGGCGCCGGCCGATGTGGCGCGCAAAGTGTTGGGCGTGATTCAGGATAACCTGGGCTGA
- a CDS encoding MBL fold metallo-hydrolase, giving the protein MRFAVLGSGSQGNGTLIASADTYVLVDCGFSLRETEKRLLRLGVHPAQLSAILVTHEHADHVHGVGLLSRRYNLPVYLSRGTLGGLRKPIEPAGFVAGGEQLRIGALDISVVSVAHDAREPTQYVFSDGERRFGLLTDLGSYCDRVMDSYRDLDALMIESNHCRDMLARGYYPYFLKQRVGGEHGHLNNHQAAFLVAELGWQGLQHLVLAHLSSKNNLPQLARQCFVDTLGCDPDWLQLADQDSGLDWRHIA; this is encoded by the coding sequence ATGCGTTTTGCTGTTCTCGGCAGCGGTAGCCAGGGGAACGGCACGCTGATAGCCAGCGCCGACACGTACGTGCTGGTCGATTGTGGTTTCTCCCTGCGGGAAACCGAGAAGCGCCTGTTGCGCCTGGGTGTGCACCCGGCGCAGTTGAGCGCGATACTGGTGACCCACGAACATGCCGATCACGTGCATGGCGTGGGTTTGCTGTCTCGGCGCTACAATTTGCCGGTCTACCTGAGCCGCGGAACGTTGGGTGGCCTGCGCAAGCCTATCGAGCCTGCCGGTTTCGTGGCCGGGGGCGAACAACTGCGCATTGGCGCCCTGGATATCAGCGTGGTCAGCGTGGCGCACGATGCGCGGGAGCCGACGCAGTATGTGTTCAGCGACGGCGAACGGCGCTTTGGACTGCTTACAGACCTGGGTTCGTATTGTGACAGGGTAATGGACAGCTACCGGGACCTCGATGCGTTGATGATCGAGTCCAACCACTGCCGCGACATGCTGGCGCGCGGGTACTATCCGTACTTTCTCAAGCAGCGGGTAGGCGGAGAGCACGGACATTTGAATAACCACCAGGCGGCGTTCCTGGTGGCCGAGTTGGGCTGGCAAGGCCTGCAACACCTGGTCCTGGCCCATCTGAGCAGCAAGAACAACCTGCCGCAGCTGGCCCGGCAATGTTTTGTCGACACCCTCGGGTGCGACCCGGACTGGCTGCAATTGGCCGATCAAGATTCAGGGCTCGACTGGCGACATATCGCCTAG